One stretch of Pseudomonas fluorescens Q2-87 DNA includes these proteins:
- the rimI gene encoding ribosomal protein S18-alanine N-acetyltransferase produces MSDAVSFRPMTEADLDAVLKIEYAAYSHPWTRGIFLDGLGKYQIWLMFEGQQQVGHGVVQIILDEAHLLNITVKPENQGRGLGLCLLEHLMCIAYKAEARECFLEVRDSNRTAFRLYERYGFNEIGRRRDYYPAVGGREDAVVMACTLVD; encoded by the coding sequence ATGAGTGACGCTGTATCGTTCCGCCCGATGACCGAGGCGGACCTCGACGCTGTGCTGAAAATCGAATACGCGGCCTACAGCCATCCGTGGACGCGAGGCATATTTCTCGATGGGTTGGGCAAGTATCAGATCTGGCTGATGTTCGAAGGCCAGCAGCAAGTGGGCCACGGTGTGGTGCAGATCATCCTGGATGAAGCCCACCTGCTCAACATCACCGTCAAGCCGGAAAACCAAGGCCGTGGCCTGGGCTTGTGCCTGCTGGAGCACCTCATGTGCATCGCCTATAAGGCTGAGGCCCGGGAGTGCTTCCTGGAAGTGCGCGACAGCAATCGCACGGCGTTCCGGCTGTACGAGCGCTATGGCTTCAACGAGATCGGCCGGCGCCGGGATTATTACCCGGCGGTCGGTGGGCGTGAGGACGCGGTGGTCATGGCCTGCACCCTCGTTGATTGA
- the mksB gene encoding Mks condensin complex protein MksB encodes MIEPKRVLRALAEHWALLEPLCEHFDQGTLSLNELRSQLAAQQLDSTPQDITSLLDVWIRLDILVPVAKSPNRFELNAQIHDFLAYLRREHRLGLCLEIEAYLRHLERLAGYIQDAFDVRDGNDLARQLRLLDMRVRDVLKKLANDEQALVAVAERAKTSDRQIPLRQRYAEVLATWDEYVEPMIQLVNADGAFEQGVRKVENVLLRMLTEQQRLGHLVDDDMLLRTHARILEMQTSAQLTLRHARELLLPLREEARRHNAVTRGAALALSAIRRKGIDAVPQAAMPLFTRPQSTFLGSASQVEAYVYALARFEPKPARFPKSHKTHKGGEAPRAPRTVREMVERCEDALPMPDLMTWLLEQEPDGATDELLYWFSRLSREKRFKRERLERRDYHTHEHQVSLRSFALLSARDTAAEDSASIPHAS; translated from the coding sequence ATGATCGAACCCAAGCGCGTCTTGCGCGCCCTCGCTGAACACTGGGCATTGCTGGAACCTTTGTGCGAGCACTTCGACCAGGGCACCCTGAGCCTCAACGAATTGCGTTCACAGCTGGCCGCCCAACAACTGGACAGCACGCCCCAGGACATCACCAGCCTGCTGGACGTGTGGATCCGCCTGGACATTCTCGTGCCGGTGGCGAAAAGCCCGAACCGCTTCGAGCTCAACGCCCAGATCCATGATTTCCTCGCCTACCTGCGCCGCGAACACCGCCTGGGCCTGTGCCTGGAAATCGAAGCCTACCTGCGCCACCTCGAGCGCCTGGCCGGCTACATCCAGGACGCTTTCGACGTGCGCGACGGCAACGACCTGGCCCGCCAGCTGCGCCTGCTGGACATGCGCGTGCGCGATGTTCTCAAGAAACTCGCCAACGACGAGCAGGCCTTGGTGGCCGTGGCCGAACGCGCCAAGACCAGCGACCGGCAGATCCCGTTGCGCCAGCGCTACGCCGAAGTACTGGCGACCTGGGACGAATATGTCGAGCCGATGATTCAACTGGTGAACGCCGACGGGGCGTTCGAGCAAGGCGTGCGCAAAGTCGAGAACGTGCTGTTGCGCATGCTCACCGAACAGCAGCGCCTCGGCCACCTGGTGGACGACGACATGCTGCTGCGCACCCACGCGCGCATCCTTGAAATGCAGACCAGCGCCCAGTTGACGCTGCGTCACGCCCGGGAACTGCTGCTGCCATTGCGTGAAGAGGCTCGCCGCCATAACGCCGTGACCCGTGGCGCGGCTCTGGCCCTGTCTGCCATTCGCCGCAAAGGCATCGATGCCGTGCCGCAAGCCGCCATGCCGCTGTTCACCCGGCCGCAAAGTACCTTCCTGGGCAGTGCGAGCCAGGTCGAAGCTTATGTCTATGCCTTGGCTCGTTTCGAACCGAAACCGGCACGCTTCCCCAAGTCCCACAAGACCCACAAGGGCGGCGAGGCACCGCGTGCGCCACGCACCGTGCGCGAGATGGTCGAGCGCTGCGAAGACGCCTTGCCGATGCCGGACCTGATGACCTGGCTGCTGGAGCAGGAGCCGGACGGCGCCACCGACGAATTGCTGTATTGGTTCTCGCGCCTGTCGCGGGAAAAACGTTTCAAGCGCGAGCGTCTGGAACGCCGCGATTACCACACTCACGAGCATCAGGTCAGCCTGCGCTCCTTCGCCCTGCTCTCGGCCCGCGACACCGCCGCCGAGGATTCTGCGAGCATTCCCCATG